The following DNA comes from Mucilaginibacter jinjuensis.
CTACAGCGGCAACATCGCGGATATATAAGTTGCCTACACCACCTTTAAACAACGGGATATTACCAAAATCCTGAATCTTGTGGATGGTGGTATTGGTAGGGGTAATGTAGTTTTTATCACCCACACGCACGTTACCCGATGGGGTAGTTTGGTTATTAATAGTAATAGCCTGTACAATTTGCTCTGGTGTAAGGTTATGGCTACGCAGTAACGTTGGGTCGGGTTTAATTACAACAGTACGGATGTTACCACCAAAAGGAGGAGGCGATAACAGACCGGGTATACTCGTAAATGCCGACCGCACATAAGTGTTAGCTAAATCGAGCAGCTCGTTATTATTTCGTTTGTCGCTGCTTACAATAACCTGGCCTACAGGCAGGGTAGAAGCATCGAAACGAATAATGAAAGGAGGGTTTGAACCGGCGGGGAACAGAGCCTGTGCACGCGCACTGGCTGCTGATGTCTCGGCTTCTGCAGCCGCCATGTTAGTGCCCGGGTAAAAGTTAAGTTTAATTAACGCCAAACCCTGGATGTTTTTGGTTTCGATACTTTTAACACCATTTACATACAGCAAGGTATTGATATACTGCTTGGTGAAAAAAGTTTCCATCTGGTTGGGGGTAAAACCGCCATACGGGTGGGCGATGTATAACACCGGCAGCCCCAGTTGCGGAAAGATGTCGATCTTAACCGACCGGAGCGTGCTGATCCCGAAAAACAGGATAGACGCCACCAGCACCATAATGGTGATCGGCTTTTTGAGTGCGAATAGAATTAAGTTCATGAGATATTTATAGGTTACTGTAGAAAATGTCAAAATCGCCGGTGGCCGCAGCCTTTAGCAATAGGGCTTGCCAAACGTTATTGTAGGCGATATCACGGTCGGTTTCGGCCCTAACCAATGCGTATAAGGCCTGGGTAACATCTACCAGGTTGGTGAGGCCATGGTTATAAAGCACCAATTTTTGATGGTAGGTATCGCTGGCGGCTTTTACTTGTAGCGGTGTTTCATAATAATCGGCAATGGCATTCTTAATCTTCGAGTCGGCAAAATTATTTTGCGTTATCAATTGCTGCTGAGTTAGGGCAAGCTCATTTTTTAAGCCTTCGCTGGTTAAACGCTGCGCTTTAACCTGCTGTTTGGTGCGGAATGGCTGCGTAAGGTTCCAGCTGATGCCCAGGGCAACAACGTAGTTTGTACGGTCTACACCTAAACCTTGTGACAGGCTGTTATCGTAGTTTGGATGATCGGCAGAGTAAGTATAATTAAAGCCTGAACCTCTTGCCTGCATGGCGGCACCCAAACTAAATGTGGGTAAGCCTAGGGTTTTAAAATATTTGGCTTGCTCGTCACTATATAGGATACGGTTTTTATAAAAGGCAATTACCGGGTTATTCGCGGCCAATGAATCATAAGTTGTTGGAAGCGTTTTTGGCAGGTTTGCAATGAATACGGTATCGGCCTGTATTTTTTGTGGTTGGGTTCCCAGCAGCTTAATTAACGAGCTATTCTGTTCATCTTCATAAGTCATGGCATTAAGCAGGATGCTTTTCGCGTTTGATACTTCTGCGTTTGCTTGTGATGAATCAACGCCTGCAAGCAAATCTCGTTTAGCCTTGCGGACAATAATCCGTCGTAGCGTATCGGCACGGTCAAAATTTTTACGATATGATGTGGTTAATCGCTGGGCCGCCAGTAAATTAAGATAAGCGGCTGAAACCCTAACCTCATGCTGAAATTTTTCCTGCGAAACATCGCTGGCATCAAGGTTACGTTTAAAATCTGCAGTCAGGATTTTCTGCTTTGATCGTCCAAATGCAAAAAAGTCCCAGTTTACATTGGCGAGGTAAAGTGAACCAAAAGTTGCATTCCAGTTTTGGCTTCCCAATGGCAAACCTCCGGAAGCAATCCCTGAGGGGCCGAAGCCGTAAGCTGGGCCGTTTAGCCCATTGGCTGTTCCGTAATCGGCCTGTGTTGATAAATTGAAGTTGGGCAAATAATCAAGTTTGGCCTGCACAACACCTGCTGCCGAAGCCTTAGCATAAGCTTCTTTAGCTTTGATGGTACCATAATTATCCAAACCTGTTTGGATGGCTTGTTTTAAGCTCAGTTGTGTTTGGGCACTTGCCACAGTGCCCCCCAGTAGCAGGCTTAACGTTAAGGTCGTCATCAGGTGGCCTGATCTTCGGCTAAAAAATGGGCATAGAAATCCCCGTCCCGGCATGCCGGGCTTTTTAAAATGTGCTATTTTCATGGTTAATTGTTGATGGGTGCCGGGCTAAACCAGCTTGCGTACAATATTTTTAGCGTCCTCTAATGGTTGGTATGATTTGTTTATTTTAGCCATGAGCAGACTGCCCTCAAGCATTGAAAAAATAGTTTCTGCTAATTCGTCGTTACTTAACAGCCTATCCTTTGGCCGGTCTAACTGTTTAACCAAATCAATGACATGGGCTTTAATATCGTTCTTATATTTTTTAGTGCGCTCAAATACATCAATGTTATCATTCGAAACTTCGCCACTAATTTTTACAAAAGCACATCCCTTAAAATCGGTTTTTATCTGCCGGCTTATGCGGTAATCAAAAAGCGCAATCAGACGGTCGAACGGCGTTGTCATACCTGCGGTAAATATGGCCAGGTCTTCAAACCACTTACTGTATGCCTGATCTAAATAGGCCAGCAACAGATCATTCTTAGATTTGAAGTGATTATATAAAGAAGGCTTGGAAATATTTGCCTCTTCGATGATCTGGTTAATACCGGTTAAATTATATCCTTGCTCATAAAACAGGCGCTCTGCCGTTTCCATGATCTTATCTAATACAACTACTGGTTTCATGAACCAAAGGTAGATACAAATAGTAAACTTACAAGTCTGTTAAATTACTATTTGCAGATTTTAACAATACTTTGACTAAACGATACGCAATCGAATAATTATTTTGCTTTTGTTCTGATGAATGGTGGGAGGTAGTAAGAAAAATCACCCATACATAATCAAATCATTTAAAATGACATTGTTATAGGTTAGATTATCGCATATAAGGCTCGATGGATTCTGAATTCTACGCCTTAACTATCAAATATGTAAGATTGGTGCTAATAAAAAAAGCCTCTTAATCAAAATGATTAAGAGGCTTTTTACTGGCGGAGAGTTAGGGATTCGAACCCCAGGAACCTTTCACAGTTCAACAGTTTTCAAGACTGCCGCAATCGACCACTCTGCCAACTCTCCGGGCGCAAAAGTACAAATCCGGGGCGGATTGCCAAATTTGATTTTTAATTATTTTTTGAATGCCTTTTAAAACGGTGAAGCCCTGCGAGTTAATTTTTACAAAAGATGAAATATTTAAGGTGTTAAATAATAATACCGTAAAATGAGCGGTTTTAAAACAAACTTAACTAGTAAATGTAGCTTAAGATGCTTTAAATGCTTATTTTTGCGGCAACATTTAACAGGATAAACTTCTCTTAAATTTCTGCTATTGCTGGCTTCTGCATTTAGGCCAAATAATGATTTAAAATAACTCACGTATGAATAGCGTCATTCACAATAAAGATATTGGTACCAAACAAAAAGCGCTTGCTATTAACTTAGATTCGCAGATCTATGGCTCATTTGCCGAGATTGGTGCGGGGCAGGATGTAGCTGCAAACTTTTTTAAAGCCGGTGCTTCATCTGGCACCATAGCAAAAACCATGTCGGCTTACGACATGACTTTTTCTGATGCTATTTATGGCGTGCAGCAGGTTCGCCGGTATGTAAGTGAATCAAGATTAATATCGATGCTTAATCATGAGTATGGATTATTAATTGAGCGCCTTGCAGAACAGAGAGGCGACCAAACAACTTTCTTTGCGTTCTCAGATACGATAGCAGCACTTAACTACAATAAAACCAATGAAGGTCACGGCTGGATGGGGGTGCGTTTTCAGCTTAAACCCAATGGCGAGTTTAATGATGTAGTGCTACACGTAAAGTTATTAGATAACGATAATAATTTGCAGCAGCAAGCTGCAGGTATTTTGGGTGTTAACCTCATATATGCTTGCTTTTATTATCACGAAGCACCTCCTGTGTTTTTGCTTTCGTTAATGGATAACCTATCGAGAGACCGGATCCAAATAGATATGATCCGTTTTGAGGGACCCGACTTTAACAGGGTTGATAACCGTTTGATGAGTTTGCACCTGGTTAAATATGGTTTCTCTGATGCCGCCGTTTTTGGCCCCGATGGGCATAACTTGCAGCCATCTGAAGCTTTATATAAAAAACATACGGTAGTTATTCGTGGACGTTTCCGTCCGTTGATTAATGTGCACATGGATATGCTTAACACCGGCGTAAAGCAATTTTTGCAGGAGCCGGATGTTGATCCAAAAAATGTAATGGTTATTACGGAGTTAACGCTACAATCGTTAAAAGAACGGGATGCCGATCTAAATGCAGATATTGATGAAAAGGACTTTTTAGACAGGGTTGATATTCTTTGTTCGCTTGGGCAAACTGTACTCATTTCTAATTTCCACGAATACTATAAACTGGTAGCATACCTGTCTAAGATCACCAAATTAAAATTGGGCGTTGTTTTGGGTTATCCAAACCTCGAATATATTTTCTCTGAAGAGCATTACCAGGATCTTCCGGGCGGTATTTTGGAGTCTTTTGCTACATTGTTTAGTCGCAAGGTAAAGCTGTTTATTTATCCAACCCTGCGCGATGGTAATATTTTAAACTGCCTGAAATTTTTCCCGCCGCCGCATCTTATCGATCTGTTCCGTTATTTGCTTGCTAATAATAAGATTGAAGACATCCGGCATTATAACGAGAATAACCTGAATGTTGATACAGATAATGTATTACAGCTTATTAAAAAAGGCGCACATGGCTGGGAAGATTATGTACCTGCCGAAGTAGCAGCAGTGATAAAAGAGCGCTGCCTGTTTGGTTATGCCTGTGAACCAGAGTTTGTAAAACCAGATGCCGACGAAAAAGCTGAAACGCCTAAAAAGGCTTTAGATAAAGCATAACAAAGAAAAGATTAAAATGACAAAAAAGGTCTGCAAGTAATTTTTGCAGACCTTTTTTGTTAAACTTTTATATATCTGCAAATGTCTTATCTTCATATTATCAATAATAATATGAATTCATCTAAAGATCAAAGTCAACCAAAAAAGATAGGATTAGCATTGTCAGGAGGTGGTGCAAGGGGCGTATCGCATTTGGGCGTAATGCAAGCTCTAATGGATCACGGTATTCAATTCTCTCATATTTCGGGCACAAGTGCCGGGGCTATTGGTGCAGCATTTATTGCAGAAGGATATTCGCCAAAAGAGTTTCTCCAGATTATTAAAGATACCCGGTTGTTAAAGTTGTTACGCCCTTCGCTTGGCAGTACTGGCTTAATATCTATTCTTAATGCCCGGTTTTTAATAGAAAAGTATATCCCGCATAATTCATTCGAAAAACTTAAAATAAAGATTACAACCTCGGCGGTTGACCTCGGCGAAGGTAAATTGATTTATTTCACCGAAGGCGATCTTGATATGGCAATTTTAGCTTCCTGCTGTTTGCCGGGTATTTTTAGGCCTATTGTTATTAACGGGCACATGTATGTAGATGGGGGGATTTTAAATAACTTTCCTGTAGAGCCCTTGGTAGGTAACTGCGATTTGATCATCGGGTCGTCATGCAATCATTTACCTGTGGTTACCGAAATCAAATCGTTTGGCAACCTTGTAGATAGGGCCGCCATGATCGCTATTAATTCGAACCTTAACGTACATAAAAACTTATGCGATGTTGTTATCGAGCCACATGGCCTTGGCGGCTATGGCATATTTGATACCAAAGCTGTTGATGAGATTTTTATGATAGGTTATGAAGAAGGACTAAAAGCTATTGAGGGTAACGAAAGACTTAAAGAAATAGTTTTAAGGCAAAAGGCGGGATAGCATATAGCATTTAACACATATCATTTGCAACTTTTTAGTTACACTACTCGTAATGGTTGTAAAGGAGAAGCGGTGTATGCATAAGATATTTACAAATGTTGTATTAAATGTTATTTCTGTACTGCTTATTTTGATAATATTATTTTATCGGAGATATATTAAGACAAAGCTCAGCAAACTTGCCAGAAGTGGCAGGCTTACCGAAATCAGATCCCTGGAATTACAGAAAGAATACTGCTTGATGTGGATAGCGATAATCTTCATCATTAATTTAATGGCAAGGATGCTGTCATCGATTTAAGATCGTTATAAATTTCAATTCGGCTTACTGAGTTTTTTTGTTAATTTCGAAAGAAATATGCCCCTTTGATGACGATATTGACAAAAATTACCGCCATTCTATTCTTCTTTATCTTCATGTCTTTCTTTTGCGTTGCCCAGGAACGTGATTCGCTTAAAGCTACCCCGGCTATAGATAGCATCACTGCAAAGGTTGACACCACACCTGTAAAAGACGGCCACTTACAAACAGCCGGAAAAGCATTAAAAACAGCAGTATTGGACGTACCCGGCGATTTTGTACAAATGGGAAAGGTACTGACAAAAGATTGGCGTGTAACTGCTGCATGTGTAGGCGGTATTTCGCTGATGATACTTGCTGATAAACCGGTAACCCAATGGTATCAGGATCATATTGAAACAACGCTTAAGTATAAATTACCGGCACTTCCCGGTTCTAAGGGCAGTCGTTACTTTTATGGTAATGATGCCTATTTAGACTACGCCATATTAGGGTTATACGGTGGGTCATTAGCAGCTAATTATAAAACCGGGCAAATGGCTGCGCTAAACTCAATGAAAGCGTT
Coding sequences within:
- a CDS encoding TolC family protein, which translates into the protein MKIAHFKKPGMPGRGFLCPFFSRRSGHLMTTLTLSLLLGGTVASAQTQLSLKQAIQTGLDNYGTIKAKEAYAKASAAGVVQAKLDYLPNFNLSTQADYGTANGLNGPAYGFGPSGIASGGLPLGSQNWNATFGSLYLANVNWDFFAFGRSKQKILTADFKRNLDASDVSQEKFQHEVRVSAAYLNLLAAQRLTTSYRKNFDRADTLRRIIVRKAKRDLLAGVDSSQANAEVSNAKSILLNAMTYEDEQNSSLIKLLGTQPQKIQADTVFIANLPKTLPTTYDSLAANNPVIAFYKNRILYSDEQAKYFKTLGLPTFSLGAAMQARGSGFNYTYSADHPNYDNSLSQGLGVDRTNYVVALGISWNLTQPFRTKQQVKAQRLTSEGLKNELALTQQQLITQNNFADSKIKNAIADYYETPLQVKAASDTYHQKLVLYNHGLTNLVDVTQALYALVRAETDRDIAYNNVWQALLLKAAATGDFDIFYSNL
- a CDS encoding patatin-like phospholipase family protein, with the translated sequence MNSSKDQSQPKKIGLALSGGGARGVSHLGVMQALMDHGIQFSHISGTSAGAIGAAFIAEGYSPKEFLQIIKDTRLLKLLRPSLGSTGLISILNARFLIEKYIPHNSFEKLKIKITTSAVDLGEGKLIYFTEGDLDMAILASCCLPGIFRPIVINGHMYVDGGILNNFPVEPLVGNCDLIIGSSCNHLPVVTEIKSFGNLVDRAAMIAINSNLNVHKNLCDVVIEPHGLGGYGIFDTKAVDEIFMIGYEEGLKAIEGNERLKEIVLRQKAG
- a CDS encoding TonB-dependent receptor — encoded protein: MNSVIHNKDIGTKQKALAINLDSQIYGSFAEIGAGQDVAANFFKAGASSGTIAKTMSAYDMTFSDAIYGVQQVRRYVSESRLISMLNHEYGLLIERLAEQRGDQTTFFAFSDTIAALNYNKTNEGHGWMGVRFQLKPNGEFNDVVLHVKLLDNDNNLQQQAAGILGVNLIYACFYYHEAPPVFLLSLMDNLSRDRIQIDMIRFEGPDFNRVDNRLMSLHLVKYGFSDAAVFGPDGHNLQPSEALYKKHTVVIRGRFRPLINVHMDMLNTGVKQFLQEPDVDPKNVMVITELTLQSLKERDADLNADIDEKDFLDRVDILCSLGQTVLISNFHEYYKLVAYLSKITKLKLGVVLGYPNLEYIFSEEHYQDLPGGILESFATLFSRKVKLFIYPTLRDGNILNCLKFFPPPHLIDLFRYLLANNKIEDIRHYNENNLNVDTDNVLQLIKKGAHGWEDYVPAEVAAVIKERCLFGYACEPEFVKPDADEKAETPKKALDKA
- a CDS encoding TetR/AcrR family transcriptional regulator, with protein sequence MKPVVVLDKIMETAERLFYEQGYNLTGINQIIEEANISKPSLYNHFKSKNDLLLAYLDQAYSKWFEDLAIFTAGMTTPFDRLIALFDYRISRQIKTDFKGCAFVKISGEVSNDNIDVFERTKKYKNDIKAHVIDLVKQLDRPKDRLLSNDELAETIFSMLEGSLLMAKINKSYQPLEDAKNIVRKLV